The genomic region CCTCCCTCATTCTCTTCTCCTTTTCTCCCCACAAGTGCCTTCTTATCTTCTAAAAAATATATTGAAATGCCTGCAGTAGCAGGGGTGCTTGCTGGCTTGCGCCCCCTTCAGGCTTGCCCATGTCAGTGTCATGAGCTTTATTTAAAATCCCTGCTGGTAATTCAGGCATAAAGACcagagcgccctctgctggacgCCGTCAGAGGAGGCGCACGCCTCCGTCGCCGGCTCCTGTCACGTTTCCTGTCCCGCTGCCCCGGACTCTAACCCTCTCCCTCAACCCCCAGGCCTGAACCAGCAGCGGATGAGCCAGAGCGCCCCCGGCAAGCCGGCCCAGGCCATGCCGGCCAGTCCCCAGGGTGGGGGCCTGGGCAGCGGCGGCCAGCTGAGGCTCCAGCAGCTGCAGATGGAGAAGGAGCGGCTGCGGCTGAAGCAGCAGGAGCTTCTCCGCCAGAGGCCCCAGGTAAGGGTTGGACCCCTCAGGGCTTCCTACTGATGAAGTTTAGCGTAATCGGCTCATTGGCCGCTGGACTGGATGGATTTTGAGATGCGTTAAATCTGCATGATCTCCCTGTCTGGGGTGATGTGGGACCCCAGCGATCTGTCGGTTTTATCAGGATTATTGGAACGGCGATCATAACTGAGGCCGGACCGTGACGTCTGAAAAGAGCTGGACGCTAATGGTTGGACGGCTTTCTCGCTGGATGAGCGTGTGTTTGATCGGATGGGTGTAGTTGCTGTTTTGCAACCCAGCTACGTCTGATTTGTGCAGGAagccaaagtgctttacaaaggCATATCTTAAGAGCCTGTAGTTGTCCTCTCTGATCTAATAACATACTATCAGTTTATCAAATTTCTGGAGTAGCAGCACCTTGCCCTGTATGTCCAGTGATGGCAGGGCTCTGTCCTGAACCTCTGTCGTGGAAACGCCGTCTGTAACCACTTTAGAGTGAGTGCCTCGTGATGTAATGCGCGGGATGTCCGCCAGGGGGCGCTCCGCCTGCTGTGCCCATAAAATACCGCCTGCCGTTTACGGGGCTGCTGTGAAGCATAGGAGGTAACGGTGCTGATCTCCACCAGCGACTGCTTTTATGCACCATCTGCACGTCTTGCTTTCAATTTATAATCCTCGAGGAGAAACCTTGATCATGCCCTTAGCTGGAAGAAAATCAGAGGGAACCTGACATTTTAAGAGGTTGTTTTTGGCAGTGTGATTGGTTCCTGGTGGGAGTTGGCCTGATATCGGGCTCAGTGTGGTATGCTACCCCTGGTCTTTGGGgccaaggggggagggggtataGGTGATGTAACCTGCCTGCATTTTCCTTGCATACcctcaccactagagggagccctCAGCCAGCCTCATTCCACTCTGAAGGTTTAGTATGACTCTGGGTTTCAGGAACTGACTCTGCGTACGCAGCTGCCGAACAGCCTGGAGCAGGAAGGGGGCACCCAAAGCAGCGTCTCTCCCAGCATGGCTCAGGATGGCAGGACCATGACGACCAACAGCTCTGATCCCTTCCTGAATAGGTGAGCAGGGCcgtgccgtgtgtgtgtgtgtgtgtgtgggggggtgtttatCTAAAAGGGGTCTTTTCAGCTGTGATGTTGCTGAGTGGGTAACGAACTCAGCTGAAATCCCGCGTTGTTATGGTTCTGGTGTGACGCATGGAACAACCCGCGTAGCTAACACTGTATGAATCCTTGTTCAGTCCCCCAAAACAGTTTGGACTTTTCTTTAAATGGAGGTCTTATTGCGGCCAAAATGGAAACCGTAGAGTAGATAGGGTTTAACTGCCAGTGGCCTGACCTGCACACtgtcgccctctgctggcagtCTAGACAAAAGGGTAAAATTAAAATCTGGGCCGAATGGAATATGGGGGTAACGATCACCATTTGGCCGGGTACCAGCTTTATGGTACCAACGTTTATTTACCCCCACAATTTGGTGAGCAGATTTGTAGTAtgacataaatattaatgagatgtctTGTGACGCCGAAAAGTAATCACTATGAATACGGCATATCCTTATGCTTAATAAACCTTTTTATTTACATTCGGTAAAGCAGAGCCCATCACGGTACTCTTtcggtatactatggtttggtatactatggtttggtatacttcggTGCTTCAGCTCGGCAGCCACGCCATCTTAAAAGAAGAGATTCTATGGCTAAAGAAGGTGAAAAGTCGGCGGAGTACTTttgtactttttgcagtttaaagtccaACACGTTCATTAAATATAAGGATATGCAGAATTTATACTGATTTCTAACTTTTTGGCGTCATAAAATACCTCTATTTTAGCCGTACTTCTAATCTGCTTAAAAAATTGTGGGTTTAAATAAACGTTCATATGGTACCGAAAAGCTGGTGTCCGGCCAAACGTTTCGCTCATCGTCTGAAggcctggtgattattgcactACCGCGATttaatatcgcccagccctaatgTAAAGTCGTGCAGAATCCTTAGACTAATTTAACTAGCAGGGGCTGCTAACCTTCCCATTCTCCTTAGAAATGCCTTGAGAACTCCCTTCCTTTGTATTAAAAGGTGTGctgttctgctggggggggggtctgcattgcattgtgggaaaccCTCCAGTATGTCTCCCATTTAATGGCTCCCCCTGACGTTCTGCTTCAGTGTGCTCCCGGCCATTCTGGTTGGGCTTAGCCTAGTAATCATGCACGTGTGTAATGTGACCTTCACCCACCTCCCCCCAGCGGCACCTACCACTCGCGGGATGAGAGCACGGACAGTGGTCTCAGCATGAGCAGCTACAGCGTGCCGCGCACCCCCGATGACTTCTTGAACAGCGTGGACGAGATGGACACTGGTATAGTTTGGACTCTGTACCCCCCGATTATGTTTGTGTTGGTAACATCAGAGACAAAGTCATATTAATGCCCTATCCTGTGTTGGTGGCCCCCAGGGGACGCCCTAGGTCCCGCTTCCATGGCGACACAGCCCAGCCGCTTCCCCGACTACCTGGACACCATTCCGGGCACCAACGTGGACCTGGGCACGCTGGAGGGTGAGAGCATGGCCGTGGAGGGCGAGGAGCTGATGCCCAGCCTGCAGGAGGCCCTCAGCTCTGACATCCTGAACGACATGGAATCCGTGCTTGCGGCCACCAAAATCGACAAGGAGAGCTTCCTGACGTGGTTGTAGAGGGGTGTGGCCTGGTcctgccccccatcccccaatCCTGCCCTGCCAAGAGTCTTCCACCCATGAACTGCTGCCAATTTCACTCTGCGATTCctggcgtttttttttttatttttattttgtttttgaaacTTTTTAACCCTGCGTGTGGGTGAAGAGATGAGACGAAGTAGTCTGTCGTGTGTGGTCTTACCGCGCGACCGACTGTTGACGTATTTTTATGCTTGGCCCAAGAGTTGACGCTGTTCCGAGCTCCCCAGGACCCTGATCTGAGGTCCCCTCAAGTTGTTACCCAGGAGGAGCAGTGCTGAACTTCTGGTGGGGACTGTGGTCAGACTGCTGCTGTCACCGCGGTGACATGCAAGACGTGGCGAAACGCAGAGAACTTTCTCCTCCATAGCTTGTTATTCACTCCTGTTTTCTGTAGTGTGTTTTTAATGAGCCCGAGTAACCAAAAGTGAGCTTGACTGTGTACTGGCTTGGaatgctgccctctgctggcgaAATCAGTCAGTGCTGCTGCCCGGCCGCGCTCACAAGTAAACACTCCTCAGTCCTACCGAGAGGGACGTGCAGGGTGTGTGTGCAGCTTCGTAAAATGGAATGTTTCGTCGAACAAAATCAGCTTAACTCTTGTACCCACTCTCATTTTAATCTCAAgtatgtttttaatgttttttgtttttatgtattaatggggatttgggtttttttttttgttctttatatTTCAGTCTTATTTAAGCCTGATATgttagtgtattttttttttttgtagtccctctccctccccattCCGACTTACCTCCCGTTTACACCATGCAGTCTTCTTGGAAGTCGCAATCACTTCTTCCTGTGGCCAAGGCACTTTGCTTCCCGAAAGGCTGTCATTTCCCAGGAACCCAGCAGTGGGGGCTGCCCAGGTGCCCACCCCAGCCCTCCCGCGCTCACGGG from Brienomyrus brachyistius isolate T26 chromosome 17, BBRACH_0.4, whole genome shotgun sequence harbors:
- the yap1 gene encoding transcriptional coactivator YAP1 isoform X2 — encoded protein: MDPSQHNPPAGHQIVHVRGDSETDLEALFNAVMNPKNAVVPQSVPMRMRKLPDSFFKPPEPKSHSRQASTDAGTAGSLTPQHVRAHSSPASLQLGTVSPGSLVGLAPPGASPQHLRQSSFEIPDDVPLPPGWEMAKTSSGQRYFLNHIDQSTTWQDPRKAMMQMNQTSPNSPVSVQQNIMASSSGLNQQRMSQSAPGKPAQAMPASPQGGGLGSGGQLRLQQLQMEKERLRLKQQELLRQRPQELTLRTQLPNSLEQEGGTQSSVSPSMAQDGRTMTTNSSDPFLNSGTYHSRDESTDSGLSMSSYSVPRTPDDFLNSVDEMDTGDALGPASMATQPSRFPDYLDTIPGTNVDLGTLEGESMAVEGEELMPSLQEALSSDILNDMESVLAATKIDKESFLTWL